One segment of Plasmodium vivax chromosome 14, whole genome shotgun sequence DNA contains the following:
- a CDS encoding hypothetical protein, conserved (encoded by transcript PVX_100945A): MNTNEWNTIDNTHYGKQKLSIMLWSGEDVLRDGVACSGHLGLIAVLRNKDKFDVYKKEDNLKIYTNIGRLISSCKLNSDGLICFGWNKNNDLVFLFKDNIVRVYSCFCEKIFVFSLDESIKNEGILYGSICNEGIIIITERLNVFVNYYFNGNNCVRYPSVDLKGKPNCLCSVEEDLLNEELNIEHDYFDSRPNNDLLRLNIKNYITNPFDSKKDTESEGVKAKSNTLTESSDNYNDDLACRDDLACRDDLACRDDLACRDDHACRDDHACRDDHACRDDHACSGNIAVSSKKPKRTLMKISAYDLNKREDKKRSSKNNAASKKKEEKELNIHLLIALCNGGFVLMNKHRLKIYETDNLSPYVNMCLSKSGTILAFLSESGVIKIFLTKNLNKCIEETVLDGKKSIKQIVWCGDDCLAVYTPMITPSNYIQHMLFIGGPKNQWIPYQYRSDLFLIGDIYGVKIISKENCEYISRIRKSTFNIFSIGSCTPSAMLFYSYEKYKNGNICLDDEIRAFNNNLHVAIDECLNAATHEYSESVVNLLLQTSLFGKNFMKANYDCKKFLLTCLYLRICMNVRRPPLDIFLTASELQHMSIPSFVNYIAKRKEYLLAYRICEYAGIKTDQILIEWCKEKIEKSIELTDEQLCAAITDKIGKKKNMDYSYIAFVAAKCLRPQLATIIIQYEENKKKQIDMLLKLANYGLAMEKAILSKDIELVYMCIVNILNQEKVNANGERELSTLIDVFNKNAQAANCFYIYCKKTKQYNLLKEYYEKSGQHSKAAFVTLDLALSKKNLDQKKTWLAYAAGFLTTDQMNSHIKFVHKSLMNNIDLLNYQKELEIKYNKKSVIGYPHKIQGLSLMSTVEYTLSVGEFLDADHIFKKFKISEPKFWRCKIHALAKNKHFDELYNFANYRVSPIGMDYFIECAHEYGSAALTIKLIQKIKDLNVQHKWFTKLNMQSEADSVLEEIKAQKMTTSSLLQTISDAISNMR, translated from the coding sequence aaaaaggaagacaatttaaaaatctaCACGAACATTGGGAGGCTAATATCGAGCTGCAAATTAAATTCGGATGGGCTAATCTGCTTTGGCtggaacaaaaataatgacttggttttcctttttaaagataACATCGTGAGGGTATACTCCTGCTTTTGCgagaaaatttttgttttttccctcgacgagagcataaaaaatgagggcATTCTGTACGGATCGATTTGTAACGAAGGAATAATTATAATCACGGAGCGGCTGAACGTTTTTGTAAATTACTACTTTAATGGAAATAACTGCGTTAGGTACCCCTCGGTGGACTTGAAGGGCAAGCCCAATTGCTTGTGCTCTGTAGAGGAGGACCTCCTGAATGAGGAGCTAAACATCGAACACGACTACTTTGACAGCAGGCCCAATAACGACTTGCTCAGGctgaatattaaaaattacattacCAACCCGTTTGACAGTAAGAAGGATACCGAGAGTGAGGGGGTGAAGGCAAAGAGTAATACCCTCACGGAGAGCAGCGACAACTATAATGATGACCTCGCCTGTAGGGATGACCTCGCCTGTAGGGATGACCTCGCCTGTAGGGATGACCTCGCCTGTAGGGATGACCACGCCTGTAGGGATGACCACGCCTGTAGGGATGACCACGCCTGTAGGGATGACCACGCCTGTAGTGGTAACATCGCGGTATCCTCCAAAAAGCCAAAAAGAACTCTCATGAAAATATCTGCGTACGATTtgaacaaaagggaagacaaAAAGAGGAGCTCCAAGAATAACGCTGCTTCGAagaagaaagaggaaaaggagttAAACATACACCTCCTCATTGCCCTATGCAACGGAGGCTTTGTCCTCATGAATAAGCATCGCCTGAAAATTTACGAAACGGATAATTTATCCCCCTATGTTAACATGTGTCTGTCTAAGTCGGGCACCATTTTGGCCTTCCTCTCGGAGAGCGGCGtcatcaaaatatttttaacgaagaatttaaataaatgcataGAGGAAACCGTTTtggatgggaaaaaaagcatcaAGCAGATCGTCTGGTGTGGCGATGACTGTCTGGCAGTGTACACACCGATGATAACTCCATCGAATTACATTCAACATATGCTCTTTATTGGGGGACCGAAAAATCAATGGATCCCCTACCAGTATAGAAGCGATTTATTTCTTATAGGAGACATTTATggggtaaaaattataagcaAAGAAAATTGTGAATACATTAGCCGAATTAGAAAATCTACATTCAACATTTTCAGCATCGGTAGCTGCACACCATCTGCTATGCTTTTTTATTCCTAtgaaaagtacaaaaatgggaacatcTGCCTGGATGATGAGATACGAGCTTTTAATAACAATTTGCATGTAGCCATTGACGAGTGTCTGAATGCAGCTACCCATGAATATAGCGAAAGTGTTGTTAATCTCCTCCTGCAGACTTCcctatttggaaaaaactTTATGAAAGCCAATTATGATTGcaagaaatttttattaacttgTTTATACCTGCGCATTTGTATGAATGTGCGAAGACCCCCCTTGGATATCTTCCTCACAGCCTCGGAGTTACAGCATATGAGCATTCCATCctttgtaaattatattgCCAAAAGGAAGGAGTACCTTCTGGCGTACCGCATTTGTGAGTATGCAGGAATTAAAACGGACCAAATACTGATCGAGTggtgtaaagaaaaaattgagaaatCGATCGAGCTGACAGATGAGCAACTCTGTGCAGCGATTACAGacaaaattgggaagaagaaaaatatggaCTATTCGTACATCGCGTTCGTTGCCGCGAAATGCTTGCGGCCGCAGCTAGCCACCATCATCATTCAgtatgaagaaaataaaaagaaacaaattgACATGCTGCTGAAACTAGCCAACTACGGATTAGCCATGGAAAAGGCCATCCTTTCGAAGGACATCGAATTGGTCTACATGTGCAttgtaaacattttaaatcaGGAGAAGGTGAATGCGAACGGAGAAAGGGAGCTCTCCACCCTCATCGAtgtttttaacaaaaatgctCAGGCAGCCAATTGCTTCTACATTTATTGTAAGAAGACGAAGCAGTACAATTTGTTGAAGGAATATTACGAAAAGAGTGGGCAGCATTCGAAGGCCGCCTTCGTCACGTTGGATTTAGCCCTTTCGAAAAAGAATTTGGATCAAAAGAAAACCTGGCTGGCATACGCAGCTGGTTTTTTAACCACCGACCAGATGAATAGCCACATCAAATTTGTACACAAATCGTTGATGAATAATATAGACTTGTTGAATTACCAAAAGGAactagaaataaaatataacaaaaaatcgGTTATAGGGTACCCCCATAAGATTCAGGGACTGTCCCTCATGAGCACAGTAGAGTATACCCTATCAGTAGGGGAGTTTTTGGACGCagatcatatttttaaaaaatttaaaatttccgAGCCGAAATTTTGGAGGTGCAAAATACACGCACTTGCCAAAAATAAACACTTTGATGaattgtacaattttgcCAACTATCGAGTGTCGCCAATCGGAATGGACTACTTCATCGAATGCGCTCATGAGTATGGCTCCGCTGCGCTTACCATCAAgttaatacaaaaaattaaggacTTGAACGTGCAGCACAAGTGGTTCACCAAGCTGAACATGCAGAGTGAGGCCGATAGCGTGCTGGAAGAAATCAAGGCGCAGAAAATGACCACCAGCTCGCTCCTTCAAACCATTTCAGACGCCATATCGAACATGCGctag